The genomic stretch GCAGCTGGTTCAGGCCGCGACCGTCCTGCATAGAGCTAAGGCTCAGGTAGTCCGGGCGGTTGAAGATAGGAGCATCCTGGAACTGGTAGCGGGTGAGCAGGAAAGGTGTGTTGCCGATCTTCAGGTCAAAAAGGTATACCCCCAGCACCATGGTGGCCAGGCAGACCTGCGCAAAGCTGATGACCATCATCACGGGCGCTTCCCATTTTTTGGCGGTGCGGATCAGGACCAGGCCCAATACGCCATGCCAGCAGGCCCAGAGCAGAAAACTGCCCTCCTGCCCTTCCCAGATACTGCTGAGCAGGTATTCGGGATGCAGGGAAACATCCGAGTGGTTATAAGCGTAAAAATATTCAAAGTAGTGATTGGCAATAATATAGAGGATGATACCGAAAATGGCGAAGATGGAAGCGGCATCGGTGATAAACGCAATGCGGCCCAGCTTTTTCCAGCTATCGGCTTCAGCCGGTACGGCGGCCTGGCCCGACTTATAATAAGCAATGGTGGCAATCAGCGAGGCAACAAAAGAAAGGACAACAAGGAACTGACCCAACTGTCCGGGTAACAGGTGCTCACCTATATAATTCATGATACTGTTTAGTTTTTCGTGAGGTTATTGTAGGCTGCCTTGGGGTCGTCTTTGTATTTGGAAGGGCATTTGATCAGGATCCCATCCTTGCGGGTGATCTCGAAAATATTGCCTTTCATCTTGCCTTTCAATACTATACGGTCACTTTTCTCCATATCGAAGGGCTTTTCGAAATAATACAGCACTTCAGCCTTGTTTCCCAGGGTATCCGTCACGAAAAAACGGGTCAGGTTGGGGTTTCTGGCGGGGTCGTACTGGATAGGCTGGGCATAGGTCCGGTCCAGTTGGGTGATCACTGTAACCGTTTTGCCAGCTTTCTGACGGGCGGAGGCCAGGGTCTCATACGTGGACAGGTCGCCCATAAAGCTCAGCAACACCATGATGCTCGCGGCAATCCCCACCAGGATGACGATATGTATTTTTTTCATAAACCGTTGTGATTCCATCGCAAAGTTAGTTCAAAAAGGCCTCACGGGGAATCGATTTTGTTTTGTTCAGCAAGTTTTAATCCAAGGCCCTCTAACATTTAATATATGATTTTGTTCAGATTTTTTTGCCCATATCCCAATCGGTGCTACCTTGCATCGCTTTTCACACAGGCAACATGACAGACTTATCGCATTTTGATGCCAACGGCGCCAGCAATCCAAATAATAATATTTTTGGCTTGCCCTTCCCTGAGGAAGAGGCACGCGTCATTATTTTGCCCGTGCCCTGGGAGGTGACCGTGAGCTATTCCGCCGGTACCGCCCGCGCAGCAGACCATATCTTCAAGGCCAGCATGCAGGTGGACCTGTTTGACAGTGACTGCGGCGAAGCCTGGAAAGCCGGCTTCTACATGCGCCCCCCGGACAAAAAGATCCTGCTCAAAAGCGACTATCTCCGTAAAGAAGCCGAACTCTTTATTGATTATACCTCCAAAGGAGAGCTGGTAGAAAAGAACCAGTTCATGTGCAAATCCCTCAAAGAGATCAATGAGGGCGGTAACTTCCTCAAGAACTGGGTGTATGAGCAGACCAAAGAACTGCTGGACAAAGGCAAACTGGTAGCCCTGCTGGGCGGGGACCACAGCACCCCTCTGGGATATTACAAAGCCCTGGCCGAAAAACATCCTGATTTCGGCATCCTGCAGATTGACGCCCATGCCGACCTGCGCAAAGGCTATGAGCATTTCACTTACAGCCATGCCAGCATCATGTACAACACCCTCCAGGAACTGCCCGGCGTTAGCAAGCTGGTACAGGTGGGTGTAAGGGATTACTGCCAGGAAGAATTTGATTTTATCAAAGCGCATCCTGCCCGGATCAGCACTTATTTTGACCGGAGCATTAAAGAGCGGTTGTATGAAGGCCATCACTGGAAAGAGATTGCCGACGAAATTGCCGCCAGCCTGCCGGAGCATGTGCATGTCAGCTTCGATATAGACGGCCTGGATCCCAAACTCTGCCCCAATACCGGTACGCCCGTACCCGGCGGCTTTGAAGCAGAGCAGATCTTCTACCTCCTGAAGCGTATCCGCCAGAGCGGCCGCCGCATCATTGGTGTTGACCTCAATGAAGTAGGCGTAGGCGAAAGCGACTGGGACGCCAACGTTGGCGCCCGCATTTTGTGGAAGTTATGTAATTTGCTGGTGGCCAGCAATGCATAAGGCCACCCTATACGAATGATCTATCAATACGTTGTCAGTCTTAAAAACCAGGGAACACGCTATATTAACCTGTTCGGCATCCTGCTCAGCCTGGCCTCCGCTGTGTTCTTTCTCCGTGAACTGGTCCTGGAGCAACATTTTAGCCTGGCCTACCTGGTAGGCGTTGTGGCCGTTGTTGGCTTTATTAGCTGGAATGCTTACTGGTCGTACCGGGGCCATAAAGTATTCTACAGCCGGGCGCTGCTTATTGCCGCCCTGGTCTGGATGAAGATGCCCTACCTCCAATGGGTCAGCTTCCTGCTCATTATCCTGGCCCTGCTGGAATACCAGGCCAAATACGCCGTGGAGATCGGCTTTTCTGAGAAACAGATCGTTATCAATTCCCTCTTCAAGAAAAGGATCAGCTGGTCGCAGCTATCCAATATTATCCTCAAAGATGGCCTCCTGACCATGGACTTTCTCAACAACCGCATTTTGCAGAAAGAAGTGGAAGATGACGAAGAAGATGATGCGGACGAAGACGAGTTCAACAACTGGTGCCGGCTGCAGCTGGAAAAGGTCCGGACAGAAGGGAAGGACCAGCTCTGAGCTGCCTCAGGATAGGTTTGTGGAATTTTCCGGTTCCTGCATCTATTAACAAACCGTTGCACCATGAACTCCCTGTCCTTGCCTGTAGTGCACCCCTCGTTTGAGAGACTGAAACAATCCGGCCGCCTGCTGCACCTGATTGCGGGCGGACTGATCCTGCTGCACGCTATCAGTCATTTTACAGAACCCCATTCCAGCCCCGTTTATTCCGGATGCCTCCTGCTGATGGCCCTGGATATCTTTATCCTGGTCTTTGCCGGCGGCCCTATCCTGCAGTCCATGCCCCGGGTCAACCTCTTTTTCCGGCTGGCGGAACTGCTGTTCTTTGTGGGGATTGGCCTCTACCTGTTATTTGGCCATCACTGGCTCACCGGGGTCTTCCATTGCCTGCTGAGCGTGGTCTATACCTACCTCTTTTTTTGTGAGATCCGCCTGATCAGGACGGAGCAGCTGGCTATCTACCATACCGGTGTCAGCATACCGGCTTTGTCGGGGGATAAATTCTTTATCTGGTCAAATATCAACCATATAGACGCCCGGTACGACTCCATCACCATTGACACTTCCGGCAGCCACCAGTACTATTTTCCCCTCCGGAAAAATTTGCAATTCGAAGAACTGGATCAAATTCACGAATTTTGCAGACATTACCTGGGCAGCGGGCATTCCTGAAGGAGGCCTGTTACCAAAAATCTGTTTGTCCCGGGTAGCTAAAGTTATATGTCTGTACTGCCACAATCACCGTATCTGTTGTATTCCGACGGGAAGGGAAATATTTTTGAGGACACTTCATTATATGCTGTTGGTCGCGCCGGCTGGGATGCCATGCCTGTGCCTGTAGAAGACTGGATAGAATTACCTGAAGGAGGTTCCTTGTATGAGCTGCCCGGCCGCCGGGGTATCGGGATCGATGTAAAGACCGGAGAGATGCGGCTGTGCGACAAAGGCTGGGCCGCTGCCGCCTTCATTCCCCCCGCCCATACCGGCCTTTTCCTGGCCGCCTATGAAACGGGCCATGACGCTCCTACCCTGCCCCTGTTCTGTTATACTGCCGCCGCCTGGTTCAACAATAAATTCTTTGTGCCCGCCGTCCGCATTGAACAGGATATCCGCCAGGAATGCGCCGGCTTTGATACGGATACCATCACGCATGGCGTGGATACCTACCTCAAGGCCTACCCGCATAACCGCCTGGTGAAACACCTGGCGGAGAACTGCTGTCTTACCTATAATTGCCCGGCCGCCAGGAATTATTTTATGGGAAGATGGGAATGCCCCGTGCCCAGCTCACCGGCCTGCAACGCCAACTGTATCGGCTGCATCTCTTTCCAGCCGCAGGAAGAGGAGATCGTTTCCACCCAGGACCGCCTCACCTTCAAACCTTCTGCGGAAGAGATCGTGGAGTTCACCGTACCCCACCTGGAATCAGCGCCCTTCCCCATTGTCAGCTTTGGACAGGGCTGTGAAGGCGAGCCCCTGCTGATGTGGGAAACCATCCGCCGCAGCATCATTGAAATGCGCCGGCACACAAAAAAAGGCAGCATCAATATCAATACCAACGGCTCCAAGCCCGATGCCGTGAAAGCACTCTGCGAAGCCGGACTGGATTCCATCCGCGTCAGCACCAACTCGGCCCGCAAACATATTTACGAAGCCTACTACCGCCCCAATAACTACCAGTTTGAGGATATTGTAGAGAGCCTCAAAGTAGTACGCTCCTATGGCGGCTGGGCCAGTATCAACTACTTTGTATTCCCGGGTATGACCGATACCATAGAAGAATACGAAGCGCTGCGCCAGCTCATCATTGATACCGACCTGACCATGATCCAGTGGCGGAATTTCAATATTGATCCCGACTGGTACCTGGGTAAGATCGGCGTGGTGGAAACCAGCGAGCTGCTGGGCGTAAAACAGCTGCAGGAGCTGATCCGCGAGGAATTCCCCAAAGTTAAATATGGCTATTTCAACCCGCCCATGGAAAGGATCAGGGGCGATTACGAAGCAGATTTCGCCCATTTGTAAACCGGTGCTGCCGCCAATTTTAACAAAACGGCGCCAGGCGCCGGTACAATTAGCATATTCTTTGCAGCGTTTAGGGTAAACATTGGTAAATTCGTTCATCGAACACCATTGCGTATGGCAGAAAATTTTGAATCCAGTAAGAATGTAAAGGCCGGCGGCTACACAGCAGCCGTATGCGCCGTGCTGTTAGTCATCTTCCTGTTCGTGCGCTGGTCATTGCCGGCACTGCCCCAGCCTCCGGTAGACGAAGGGATAGAGGTGAACCTCGGCAGCAGCGACCAGGGCTTCGGTGACGACCAGCCCTTTGAGCCTGGCTCGCCCGCTCCTGCCAGTGCAGCAGCCTATACACCTCCGGCAGCCGCTCCCACTCCTGATGATAATGTGAAAGATGTAGAAACGGACGATAATAATGATCCGGACGCTCCGGAGATCAAAAGACCTACTATCACCAAGCCCAAAGCCACAAAGGTCCCCGAAAAGGATGTGGTGAAAAGCAAGCCCACCGCCAAGCCTGCGCCTCCTACCCCGGCTCCGCCGGTACAAAGGCCCAAGGCTACCATGAAAGGCGTGGGTGGAACCGGCACCGGTGGCAATGAGGCCGACAGCTACAAGAAAGGCGGTAACCAGGGTGTAGCCGGTGGTACCGGCGACCAGGGCCGGCCTGGCGGCAACCCGGACTCCGATAACTATACCGGCGGTGGCGGCACCGGCAAATCCGGCGTCAGCATCTCCCGTGGTTTGCAGGGCCGAAGATTCACCAGCCTGCCTTCTTTTACTGATGATTTTAACCAGAACGCGAAGGTTGCCGTGGACATCAAGGTAGATGAATCCGGTAAAGTGATATCCGCTACCTACCAGCCCCGTGGCTCCACCACAGCGGACGCCAGCATGAAAGCTATCGCTATCAGGAAAGCACAGCAGATAAAATTCAATGCCGGCGGCGATGAATCCACGGGTACGCTTATCTTCAATTTCAAGTTGAATTACTGATCCGGGCTGACAGCCCATTACCCATGATCTACCAGGAAACAATTGATTACCTGTTCACCCGCCTGCCGATGTTCAGCCGGGTGGGCGCAGCCGCATACAAGGCTGACCTGACCAATACCCTGCGGCTCTGCACCGTACTGGGGAACCCCCACAAAAAATTCAAAAGCATCCATATTGCCGGCACCAATGGCAAGGGCTCTACCAGTCATATGCTGGCGGCCGTGCTGCAAAGCGCCGGTTACAAAACGGGCCTCTATACTTCGCCCCACCTCAAAGATTTCCGGGAAAGACTGAAAATAGATGGAGAGATGGTCCCCGAAGAATTTGTGGTGCGCTTCACTGAAAAGATCCGCCCGGTCATTGAAGAAATTGAACCCTCCTTCTTTGAGATCACGGTGGCTATGATGGCCGACTGGTTTGCCGAACAGCAGGTAGACATCGCCGTTATTGAGACCGGCCTCGGCGGAAGACTGGACAGCACCAATGTGATCCTGCCGGAAGTTTCCGTGATCACCAATATTGGCTTTGACCATATGAACCTGCTGGGTGACACCCTGGAAAAAATTGCCGGTGAGAAGGCCGGCATCATCAAAACCGGCGTATCGGCGGTGATCGGCGAAACCAACAATACTACGGCCCCTGTATTTACCTTGAAAGCCGCTACTGTCAACGCCCCTGTTGTTTTTGCCGATCAGCTGCGCTATGCGGCCGACTGGCATTACCAGCACCACCAGCTGGAAGTACAGGTGGCCGCCAGCAACACGGATGAGCGGCAGACCTACCAGCTGGACCTGCCAGGCTTCTACCAGACCAGGAACCTGATGACTGTATTGGAAGCGGTACACCAGTTGCAGCTGAAAGGCTGGGACATTCAGCAAACGCATATCCATAGCGGTTTACGCCAGGTAAAAAAGCTGACCGGGCTGCATGGCCGCTGGGAGCTGATCCACCAACATCCGGCCGTGATCCTGGATGTGGCCCATAATGCGGATGGCATCCGCCAGGTGGTGGCCATGACTGAACTGACACAATACCGCGCCCTGCATATGGTGATAGGCATGGTGCGCGATAAAGATATTCAGCCGGCACTGGCGCTCTTACCCAAAGAAGCCAGTTATTATTTTACGCAGGCAAACATTCCCCGGGCGCTGCCGGCCGATGAACTGGCTGCCCAGGCCCGGGAACTGGGGCTGGAAGGACATATTTATCCCGATGTCAATACCGGCCTGCGCGCTGCACTGGAACAGGCCCATAAAGACGATTTGGTGCTGGTCTGCGGATCAGTATTTGTGGTGGGAGAAGTGCAGTTGTAGCGACCTGTACAAGCGTTATTAGTTCTGCAATAGCAATCAGTTAGTGTAACAGCAGCGGCTTGCCAGTCGCTCGCCTCCGGCGAGTGACCTGTATTTGTTAGCCTCCGGCTAAGGTTTAGGGCAATCTGGTGTTGGGCGCGGGAGGCAACGGAATAGCCGTCACTCGCCGGAGGCGAGCGACTGTTGGCCCCCGAACAGGCGAATGCAGTTTATAATTTCCCTAATTTCTGCAGCGCATAAAAGATAGTAGTCACGTGCATGCTCTGGATGATCTCTCCTTTGTTGAGCATGTCTTTCAGCTCCTCAATACTGAACAGCTCAACAATGATCTCTTCATTCTCATCCAGGTTCTGGTCCTGCACTTTTTTCCCGCCGGTAGCCAGGTACATATGCATCCAGTTGCTGTTGGTGGAGGGATTGGAAGAGGTTTTACCCAGGTATTCATACTTGCTGAACGCATACCCTGTTTCTTCCAGCAGCTCGCGGGCTATAGCCTCGTCCAGGCTGGCATCAGTAGCATCCACACAGCCGCCGGGGATCTCCCAGGCAACGGTCCCCAGGGCATGGCGATATTGCTTCTCCATCACTACTTTACCGTCCTCCGTTAAGGCCAGGGCTGTTACCCAGGTATCATATTCCATTACGTAATAGGGCGAAATAATGCGGCCGTCAGGTCGTTCACAGGTGTCTTTCCGGACAGTGAGCCATTGCTCATTGTGCAGGTATTCCGAGGCGATGGTTTTCCAGCGAAGATCTTTCATTGTTAATTAAGGTCGGTTTGCAAATACGGTTGTTTTGTCCGGCAGCTTCAGCTACCGGTATGGCAGGCAACCGGGGCTGCTACCAGCCCTTTCTCTCCCGCAGACTCGTGATATGCGCCACATGGTGTTTACCATGCCAGGCATAGCTGCCCAGCAGGTACCAGAGGCTTAGCTCCTTGTTCTGTTCAGGATGGATGATGCAGCGTTTCCATTGCTCATCCGTGAGCAGTAAAAGGGTGGCATGCCAGCGGGTATGCAGGGTATAGAGTAAAGTGATGGAGATATTGATGGGTGTGGTGTCCACATCGGCAAGGGTGGCCCATGCCTTTTCATCATAGGGCTTTATAACGGGTTTGTCTTCCGTTAGTCCCAGCTTCATCCGCGTGTAGGCATTGATATGGCTGTCGGCCACATGGTGAACTACCTGCTTCAGGGACCAGCCGCCTTCGCGGTAGGGAGTCAGTAACTGTTTTTCGTCCAGGTTCTCAATGGCCTGCTCCAGCAGGCCGGGCAGGAACTGGATATCCTGCAACCAGCTTCTTTTGATAGCAGGGGAAAAAGGCTGTGGTTCGTAATGACCGATGGGGTAACGTAGATCCATATGCTAAAAATAATCTTTTGCGCTTGTTACTGGTTGGGTTAACGCGAACGGGGGCTGGCGCCGGGAGCTTGCAGGGCCAGTATCCCGGTTTGCTTACTCTTCCCTTAATGTCTTTCCGGTCAGGTGAATGAACACATCTTCCAGGTTGGCCTTCTTTACTTCCTTGGGTCTTTCAAAGCCGGTGGCCACCAGTTCATCTATCAGTTTATCGGTAGTATCCAGTGCTACTATCCTGCCGGAGTCCACGATAGCGATGCGATCACAGAGTACTTCGGCCTCATCCATATAATGGGTGGTGATGATCACGGTGGTGCCTTTGAGGCGGATGGCTTTTACCAGGTCCCAGAGATTACGCCGGGCCTGAGGATCCAGGCCGGTGGTAGGCTCGTCCAGGAAGATCACTTTGGGTTCATTGATCAGGGTGGTGGCAATGGAGAACCGTTGTTTCTGGCCGCCGCTGAGGTCTTTGAATTTGTTCTTTGCCTTGTCTTCCAGGTTCACGCTGCGCAGCAACTCACGGCCGTCCACTTTGCGGTTGTACAGTCCGGCAAAGAGATCTATCAGTTCCAGCAGGTTGAGACCGGGATAAAAGCCGGAGGTCTGCAGTTGGACGCCGATGATCTTTTTGATCTCATCAGGCTGCTGGTCGATATTGAAACCATTGACCCAGACTTCGCCGGAGGTTTTGTCGCGCAGGGTCTCAATGATCTCCAGCGTGGTGGATTTACCGGCGCCGTTGGGCCCCAGCAGACCAAAGATCTCACCTTCATACACCTCGAAGCTGATGCCTTTTACAGCCTCAAACTGACCGTATTTTTTTACCAGGTCCTTCACAGAAATGATCACCTTGCTCATACAAATGTGGAAATTAGGACACAATTTAGGAAGAAATGCCGGACCACAGGCCCGGAGTTTGGAAAGGGCAGGAATTGCTGCCGTGCGGGCTTGGGTGATCCGCCGGCAATTGCAGATCGGCAGCCGCCCCTTGTAGCCGCAATGCGTTGCTTTAGCTGTTCCCCGTGGTCCATGGATTCGGATTGGCTGTTGCAACCGGCAACTGCGCTATACCCTACGGAGGCTACCTGTCCGGGTTCAGGTTCATTACAGCTGCCATACCTGGCTATTGGCTGTCCCTAAGATTCATGGGCTGGATTTGCTGTAGCTGCAATGGCTTGCTCCGTTGTCCCCAGTGGGTCCATAGGTTCGGGGTTACTGCTGCAGGGTCCACACTGACGTATGCCTTTTTGGTTCGTCCCAAAAACTTCTTCTGCATAGCTGAAACCGGGTGCAGCAGGCTATTCTACAGCAATGCTTTGCTTTATCCCTGGTAATCCCTTAGCGCGCAAAGAGCTGTGTAAAATACAATTTGGCATTCTGCGAACGGGCTACGCCGATGCCGCT from Candidatus Pseudobacter hemicellulosilyticus encodes the following:
- a CDS encoding cytochrome c maturation protein CcmE — translated: MKKIHIVILVGIAASIMVLLSFMGDLSTYETLASARQKAGKTVTVITQLDRTYAQPIQYDPARNPNLTRFFVTDTLGNKAEVLYYFEKPFDMEKSDRIVLKGKMKGNIFEITRKDGILIKCPSKYKDDPKAAYNNLTKN
- a CDS encoding agmatinase family protein yields the protein MTDLSHFDANGASNPNNNIFGLPFPEEEARVIILPVPWEVTVSYSAGTARAADHIFKASMQVDLFDSDCGEAWKAGFYMRPPDKKILLKSDYLRKEAELFIDYTSKGELVEKNQFMCKSLKEINEGGNFLKNWVYEQTKELLDKGKLVALLGGDHSTPLGYYKALAEKHPDFGILQIDAHADLRKGYEHFTYSHASIMYNTLQELPGVSKLVQVGVRDYCQEEFDFIKAHPARISTYFDRSIKERLYEGHHWKEIADEIAASLPEHVHVSFDIDGLDPKLCPNTGTPVPGGFEAEQIFYLLKRIRQSGRRIIGVDLNEVGVGESDWDANVGARILWKLCNLLVASNA
- a CDS encoding radical SAM protein; the encoded protein is MSVLPQSPYLLYSDGKGNIFEDTSLYAVGRAGWDAMPVPVEDWIELPEGGSLYELPGRRGIGIDVKTGEMRLCDKGWAAAAFIPPAHTGLFLAAYETGHDAPTLPLFCYTAAAWFNNKFFVPAVRIEQDIRQECAGFDTDTITHGVDTYLKAYPHNRLVKHLAENCCLTYNCPAARNYFMGRWECPVPSSPACNANCIGCISFQPQEEEIVSTQDRLTFKPSAEEIVEFTVPHLESAPFPIVSFGQGCEGEPLLMWETIRRSIIEMRRHTKKGSININTNGSKPDAVKALCEAGLDSIRVSTNSARKHIYEAYYRPNNYQFEDIVESLKVVRSYGGWASINYFVFPGMTDTIEEYEALRQLIIDTDLTMIQWRNFNIDPDWYLGKIGVVETSELLGVKQLQELIREEFPKVKYGYFNPPMERIRGDYEADFAHL
- a CDS encoding bifunctional folylpolyglutamate synthase/dihydrofolate synthase, which produces MIYQETIDYLFTRLPMFSRVGAAAYKADLTNTLRLCTVLGNPHKKFKSIHIAGTNGKGSTSHMLAAVLQSAGYKTGLYTSPHLKDFRERLKIDGEMVPEEFVVRFTEKIRPVIEEIEPSFFEITVAMMADWFAEQQVDIAVIETGLGGRLDSTNVILPEVSVITNIGFDHMNLLGDTLEKIAGEKAGIIKTGVSAVIGETNNTTAPVFTLKAATVNAPVVFADQLRYAADWHYQHHQLEVQVAASNTDERQTYQLDLPGFYQTRNLMTVLEAVHQLQLKGWDIQQTHIHSGLRQVKKLTGLHGRWELIHQHPAVILDVAHNADGIRQVVAMTELTQYRALHMVIGMVRDKDIQPALALLPKEASYYFTQANIPRALPADELAAQARELGLEGHIYPDVNTGLRAALEQAHKDDLVLVCGSVFVVGEVQL
- a CDS encoding NUDIX hydrolase — protein: MKDLRWKTIASEYLHNEQWLTVRKDTCERPDGRIISPYYVMEYDTWVTALALTEDGKVVMEKQYRHALGTVAWEIPGGCVDATDASLDEAIARELLEETGYAFSKYEYLGKTSSNPSTNSNWMHMYLATGGKKVQDQNLDENEEIIVELFSIEELKDMLNKGEIIQSMHVTTIFYALQKLGKL
- the bstA gene encoding bacillithiol transferase BstA translates to MDLRYPIGHYEPQPFSPAIKRSWLQDIQFLPGLLEQAIENLDEKQLLTPYREGGWSLKQVVHHVADSHINAYTRMKLGLTEDKPVIKPYDEKAWATLADVDTTPINISITLLYTLHTRWHATLLLLTDEQWKRCIIHPEQNKELSLWYLLGSYAWHGKHHVAHITSLRERKGW
- a CDS encoding ABC transporter ATP-binding protein, which codes for MSKVIISVKDLVKKYGQFEAVKGISFEVYEGEIFGLLGPNGAGKSTTLEIIETLRDKTSGEVWVNGFNIDQQPDEIKKIIGVQLQTSGFYPGLNLLELIDLFAGLYNRKVDGRELLRSVNLEDKAKNKFKDLSGGQKQRFSIATTLINEPKVIFLDEPTTGLDPQARRNLWDLVKAIRLKGTTVIITTHYMDEAEVLCDRIAIVDSGRIVALDTTDKLIDELVATGFERPKEVKKANLEDVFIHLTGKTLREE